ACCATGTCCGGCCACACCGGGCTGAACGCCTGGTAGCTGACCCGGCCCAGCAGCATCGCGGCGGCCTCGTCCTGCTCGCGGCCCTTGATCTCGTAGGCCTCGGGCACGAACTCGATGTCCTTGAAGGTCCAGCCCGAATTGCGGTAGCCGGGTTCACCGCCCGGCCCCTCCACGACCCCGTCGAGAGAGATGAAGGCAGTGCTGATCAGAGTGCGCATGAGATGTCTCCTGATAGAAGCTGCGGGGCTCCTCCGTCAGGACAATATAGGTCGCCGCGCTCAGCTCGGGCGGCGCAACGGCATGCCCGCCGCCGCGTAGATGGCGTCGATGACCGACATGTTCGCGAGCGCGTCCTCCGGGCCGGTGCGGATCGGCTCGCCGCGCAATACCGCCGCGGCGAAGGCGTCGAGCTGATAGTCGTACGACGGTCGGCGGTCGAAAGTGCGCAGGCTGCGGCCGGATTCGGTGCGCAACGCCATGACGTGACCCAGTTGCGGGGCCATCGGATTGAACAGGCGCATGCGGCCGCGCTCACCGACGATGGTGGCGGTGACGCGCGCCAGGTTCCGCGACCACATCGAACACAGCACCCGCCCGGTGTGGCCGGACGGGAAGCGCAGCTGCGCGGTCATGGCACGATCGATGCGCGGGTCGCGCAGAATCGGCTGGGCGGACACCACTTCCGGCTCCTCGCCGCCGAAGGTGCGGGCCATGTGCACGGTGTAGCAGCCCGCGTCCATCAGCGCGCCGCCGGCGAGGTCGTAGTTGTAGCGAATATCGGCGAACTTGGGCAGCGGGAAACACAGCGCGGTGTCCACCCGCAGCAACGGGCCCAGTTCGCCCGCGGCGATGATCTCCTCGGCCTGCCGGGTCAGCGGGTGATAGCGATAGTGGAACGCCTCCATCACCACCCGATCCGAATCGGTTGCCAGCTTGGCGATGTCGCGCGCCTCGTCGGCATTGGCGGTGAAGGGTTTCTCACACAGCACATGCTTGCCGGAGGCGAGGGCGGCGCGAATCCAGCGGCCGTGCAGGCCATTCGGCAGTGGAACGTAGACCGCGTCCAGGTCGGGGGCTTCGACCAGGGCGTCGTAGCCGTCGTAGATTCGCGCGATGCCGTGCTTGCGGGCGAACCGCTCGGCGCGGGTCCGATCGCGGGCGGCGATCGCGGCCACCTCGACTTCGGGATTGCGCCGGGCCGGTCCGATCAGGGCCGGCGGGGCGATGCTCGCCGCACCCAGAATCCCGATCCGGAGGCGGGCGGGGGTGGAGTCGTTCATCGCATCGAACCTACCGCCGCCCGTCGTGGATGTCAGCGGCCGACGCGATCACGTGCGCGAAAACGCAAGTGCTCCAAGGTGATCCAGACGAGTCCGGTCAACAGCGTGACGAGGGTGGCCAGGGAGCCGCCGAGCAGGCGGCCGTCGGCGGCGCCGCTGACGGTCCAGGCCAGGATGAGGACGGCGGCCAGCAGCAGGGTGGGGCCGGGCCAGTCGACACCGTCGAGCACGGTGTCGGGGGTGTCGGATCGCGGGGTGGACAGTACTTCCGAGGGGGCAGGCAGAACGCGGCTGTCGGGCATCGGAGATCTCCCTAGGCTGTCGATGACTTCCGCTACACGGGATGCCCAGCTGTCCCTAGATGAAACGGCCATTGACGGCGTGTCGCCGCCCTCACACTGCCCTTGCGGGGCGCGGCCCTGTTGGCTAACGCACAGCGACATCTGTGCTTGACTCGTCGCATGTTCGAGCGAGCACCGCGACACCCGGTGGCCTGTGCGATCCCAGCCCCGCCGACGGCCTGCGACAGCGCCGCGACCACGGCGCCGGCCGCATGAGCGTTGACTATCGTAGGCGGATGGCTGTGGGGGAAGACGACAAATCCGCTGAGGCGGAATCGAATTCCGGCGCTGTGAGCCTGTCCGCGGATTCGGCGAAGGGTGCGTCCGCGGTCGTGCCCGCGGTGAGCGATCGCATGTTGATCACGGGTGTGGTGCTCGCGGTGGCGGCGGTGGTGTGGCACGTGTACGCACTGCCGCTGGACAATCCGTACTACGGGCTGTTCAACAATGCCCTCGACCTCGAGGTCTATCGCGCGGGCGGTGCGGTGTTCCGCAATCGCAGCGGGCTCTACGACGGACCGGTCGTCTTCGGTATGGAGTTCACCTATACGCCGTTCGCGGCGCTCGTCTTCGTGCCGCTGACCGTGGTGTCGCTGATGAAGGCGAAAATCCTGTGGTGGGTCGCCACCATGCTGGCGCTGGTCGCGCTGACCGGACGCTGCCTGCTGGGGCTGCACTACCGGAATACGGTGCGCACCTGGGTGTTCGCGACGCTGCTGGCGGTCGGGTGCACGGTCCTCGAACCGGTGCGCACCACCCTGTGGCTCGGGCAGATCAACGTCTTGCTGGTGCTGCTGATCGTCTGGGATCTCACCCGGCCGCCGGGGGCGCGGCTGCGCGGGGTGGGTGTCGGCCTCGCCGCCGGGATCAAGCTGACGCCCGCGCTGTTTCTGCTCTACCTCGCCTGCACGCGGCAGTGGCGGGCCCTGGGTGTCGCGACCGGCACGTTCGCGGCGACCATCGCACTCGGTTTCGCGCTGCGTCCCGGCGACGCCTTCGCCTACTGGCACGGCCAGGTCACCGCGGCCGGACGGGTCGGGGCGGTGGACTCGCCCGCAAATCAGTCGGTCAACGGGCTGATCGCGCAACTGCTGCGGTTCTTCGACATCGAGCGGTTCGCGGTGGACGGCGGGACCGTGTTCCAGCCGCCCACCTGGCTGTGGCTGCTGGTCGTGGTGCCGGTGGTCGCGCTCGGGTTGGCGGCGGCGACCGTGGCGCACCGGGCCGGGCGGGAACTGCTGGCCATCACCGTGACCGGCATGACCTCCGCGTGCGCCTCGCCGTTCTCGTGGGGTCACCACTGGGTGTGGTTCGTGCCGTTGGTGATCCTGGCCTGGCAGTACGCGCGCACCGCCGACCGCCGGACGGCCTGGCTGGCCCCGGCCGGTGTGGTGCTCATCGGGTTCTGCTGGTGGTGGACCTTCTCCGACCGGCCGCCCATGGAAGGCTCGCCGCATCCGATCGGGATCGGGTTGTTCCTGCTGCCGCGCGCCGACAATTCGGTGTGGTTCGCGTATTTCACCGTGCCGACCTACGCCGGGTGCTATGTGCTGGTGCAGTTGGTCACGAGCGGTCTGGTCCTCAGGCGATACATTGACCCGGTACGCATTCCTTCTCGAAAGGCCCACCACCATGTCGATTGCCGCTGACAAGGTCGTTTCCATCGAATACACCTTGACCGACGACGACGGCGAGGTGCTGGACACCTCGGTCGGCGACGAGCCGCTGGTCTACCTGCACGGCGCCGAGAACATCGTCGAGGGCCTGGAGCGGGCGCTCGAGGGTCGCAAGCCGGGCGACGAGCTCGAGGTCGTCGTCGAACCCGAGGACGGCTACGGCGACTACCTGGTCGAACTGGTCAGCACCGTGGAGCGCGACGCCTTCGTCGGCGTCGAGGACCTCGAGGTCGGCATGGAGTTCGAGGCGGAGGCGCCGGACGGCGAATCGCAGATCGTGGTGGTGCGCGCGGTCGACGGTGACGAGGTCACCATCGACGCCAACCACCCGCTGGCGGGGCAGCGGCTGCACTTCAAGGTGAAGGTCCTCGACATTCGCGACGCCTCCGAGGACGAGCTCGCGCACGGCCACCCGCACGGCGACGACGACCACGAGCACTGATTCGGCACCGGGCGGGCGGGTTTCAGCCCGAATAGGCCCAGCCGCGCACCGTCTCGACCGCGATCCGGATCACCGGACCGGTCGGCGGCGTGGCCCGATACTGCGGATATTTGGCAGTCAGCCATTCCATGGGATCCGCGAGATCGGCTGGGCCGGTGAGGATTTCGGCTCGGCCGTCGAGTCGCGTCCACCACAGCCGGGTCCAGTCCTCGTCGTAGTGGTCGGCCAGCAGTGATACTCGCGCATTGGCTGTGATATTGCGCAGCCGCCGCAGGTTCGTTGTGGATTTCGGTTTGTGATCGATGGCGATGACCGCGAAAAGCGGTGTGTCCGTGGGGGATACCGCGAAGGTGACCGGGACCAGATGTGGCTGCCCGGCCGCGTCGGCGGTGGCCAGGCGCGCGACCCGGGCGTCGCGGAACCGGGCCAGGGCGGCCGACACGTCCAAGCGCACGACTGAACGGTAGCCCGCCGGTGCCGCCGAGTGGCTTCAGGGGCGTGCGACGAGGCCGTCCAGGACCGTGCGCAGGTTGCGGTGCCATTGGTCGGGGGCGGCCGTGAGGCCGATGGTGCGGTCGGCGGTGGCGACCCCGGCCAGCAGGAAGGCGACATCCTCCCAGGGGATGTCGGCGCGCATCGACCCGTTGTCCTGTGCGCGGCCGACCAATTCGCGCAGCCGCTCGCGCAGGTCGCCGAGGCAGCGCTCCAGATCGCAGCTGCCCGCGCCGCCGAGGGCCTCGTTCACGCCGCAGCTTTCTTTGCGCAGGGTCACGTAGGCGGCGGCGAATTCGGTGAAACCCCGCCAGGGGTCCGGGTTTTCGAGGGCGCGGTCGGCGGCGGCCACGGCCTCGTCGAGCACCTCTTCCAGCACCACTTGCAGCAGTGTCTCGAGGGAGGGCACGCGGCGGTAGAAGGTGCCCTTCCCGACGCCCGCGCGCTGGGCGACCTCCTGGGCGGTGACGTTCACCCCGGTCTCGGCCACCGCCGATCGAGCCGCGACCACCAGTCGCTCGAGATTGCGGCGTGCGTCGGCACGCGGGGTCGGCCCGGGTTCGCGGGCCAGCAGGCGGTCGACGGCGGTCATGACCGGGACTCTAGCAAAAGTGGACTTTCCGAGTCCGCTTGGCTAGCGTCAAAACGGACCGACCGAGTCCGTTTAGTGGAGGAGTGAACGATGGCCGACCGCCTTCGAGTGGGAATCATCGGTGCCAGTCCCGACCGCGGCTGGGCGGCGCGCGCCCACATCCCGGCCTTGCACGCCCTGCCGGATTTCGAACTCACCGCCGTCGGCACCAGCCGCCGCGAGAGCGCCGAACGGGCCGCGCGGGAATTCGGCGCCGAGTACGCGTTCACCGACGCGAGCGCTCTGGCCGAACATCCCGAGGTCGATCTGGTCGTCATCACCGTGAAAGTGCCGGCGCACGCCGAACTGATCGGCGCCGCCCTCGCAGCCGGTAAGCATGTGTATTCCGAATGGCCGCTCACCCGAACCACCTCCGAGGCCGAAGCCATCGTCGCCGCGGCCGCCGCCGCACCGGGTCGCCACGTCGTCGGCCTGCAGGCCCGCTTCGCGCCCGCGGTTCAGCGAGCCCGGGAACTGCTCGCCGAAGGCCATGTGGGCGAACCGGTTTCGGCCACCGTCTACTCCTCGCGCGGCAAGGGTGCGGGCGGCCGCATCCCGCAGTGGGCGGCCTACACGCTCGACCGCGACAATGCCGCCGGCCTGCTGGAAGTCGCCGGAGGACACACCCTGGACCCGCTCGAGTATCTACTGGGCGGGCTCACCGAACTGTCGGCGGACCTCGCGATCCGCAACTCCCACAACACCGTGCTCGAAACGGGGGAGCGGGTGCGGGCCACCAGCCCGGATCACCTGCTGTTGAACGCCCGCATCGGCGAGGTCGTGGTCTCGGCCCACCTGCATGACGCGAAGCTCACCGGTGCCCACACCCGCATCGAAATCTCCGGCACGGCAGGCGATCTGGTGCTCGCCAACGACACCGCCGCCGGAGCGCCCGGCCTGCACGCGGGCGGCATCCAGATGAGCGATCTGACCCTGCTGGCGTCTCGCCCGGACGGCAGTTGGCAGGACCTCACCCCGGCCGACCCGGCACCGCTCGCGAGCTTGCCGGTCGAATCCCGCAATGTCGCACGGTTTTACGCCCGTCTCGCCGAGGACATCACCGGCGCGGACACGGTGCCCTCGTTCGAGACGGGCCTGCGCATGCACCGCATCCTCGACGTCATCCGCCGCAGCGCCGATTCCGGTGCGCGGCAACCGATCCCGAACTGACGCTCAGGCCACGAACGCGCCCATGGTCGGCACCCACTCGACGATCCGCTTGTCGGTGAGCAGGCCCTCCCGCTGGAACGGGTCGTTCTCGAACAACTCGCTGACCGCGTCGAGGGAATCGGCCCGCACCAGGATCAGCGCGCCCGACCCGTCCGGGTACGGGCCGCTGGTGAGCACGACGCCCTCGTCGACGAGGGCGTTGAGCCACGCGCGGTGCGCCGGACGGTGCTCGTCGCGGCCGGGGACGGTGGCGTCGGAGTAGACGTAGTGGACGGCGAAAACGGCCATGGCTGATCGCTCCTGATCGAAATGACGGAAACTGGATACGGAAGAGTCAGAGCGTCAACAGCATTCGGGTGTTCCCGAGCGTGTTCGGCTTGACGTAGGACAGGTCCAGGAACTCGGCGACACCGGTGTCGTAGGACCGGCACATCTCGGCGTACACCTCGGCGGTCACCGGCGTGCCCTCGATCTCCACGAAGCCGTGGCGGGCGAAGAAATCCACCTCGAAGGTCAGCACGAACAGCCGCCGCAACGCCAGCTCCCGCGCCACCGTGATCAGCTGCTCCACCAGCAGCCGCCCCGCCCCGGTGCCCTTGATGTCGGGATGCACCGCGACGGTGCGCACCTCGCCGAGATCGGCCCACAGCACGTGCAGCGCACCGCAGCCCACGATCTGCCCGTCGAGTTCGGCGACCCAGAACTCCTGCACCGCCTCGTACAGGGTGACCAGGTTCTTCTCGAGCAGGATCTTGCCGGCGTAGATGTCGATGAGGTTCTTGATCGCGGGCACATCAGAGGTTCGCGCTCGGCGGACGACCGGCGTGTTCGCCGCCTGCCCGCCGATGGAACCGCTGTCTGGTACCCGTGTTGTCATGGGGTGCACAGTAGTCGGCCCGCGTACCGATAGGCTTGTCGGTGTGTCACACATCCAGTCCCCCCGCACACCGGCACGGTCCGGGCACCAGGGCCGTCTTCGCGGCCGGTGGGGGCTCTGGTGACGGTGCAGCGTGACGAGATCGAGGGACGCTGGGCGGACGCGGGTCCGGCGGCGACGAGCCCGGAATATATTGCGGCGGCGAGCCCGGAATATATTCCCGCGCCGCGCCCCGAGACGGTAGTGGAGCCGGCGGCGGTGCCGCTGATGAACATCGCCAATGTGCTGACGGTGCTGCGCATCCTGATCGTGCCGCTGTTCCTGCTGGCGCTGTTCGCCGCGGGCGGCCACGACACCGAGTGGCGCTGGATCGCCGCGGCCCTGTTCGGCGCCGCCGCCATCACCGACCGCATCGACGGGCAGCTGGCCCGCAAGTACGGGCTGGTCACCGACTTCGGCAAACTCGCCGATCCGATCGCCGACAAGGCGCTCATCGGGTCCGCGCTGATCGGGCTGTCGATGCTGCACGATCTGCCGTGGTGGATCACGGTGGTGATCGTGGCCCGCGAAATCGGCGTCACGTTGCTGCGGCTGGCCGTGGTGCGACGCGGGGTCATTCCCGCGGGCCGCGGCGGCAAGCTCAAGACGCTGGTGCAGTCCGTCGCCATCGGGGTGCTGCTGTTGCCGCTGTCGGGTGGATTCGCTTCCGCCGGAATGGATTTGATGTACGTCGCGGTCGTGCTGACGGTCGTCACCGGGCTCGACTACCTCGTGCAGGCCGCGCGCCTGTGGTTCGGGCCGGGCGGCAGCCGTGCCGCCTAGGGTCCGGCCCGATATCGAGGGCACGCTGTCGCGGGTGGCGACCGCCGCGCCCATCCCGCCGGATCCGCTGGTCGTGGCCGCGCCCGCCGCCGAGCTGGTGGCCGCCCTGGCCGCCGCGGGCCAGACCGTCGCCACCGCGGAATCGCTGACCGCGGGCCTGCTGGCCGCGACCATCGCGGGAATTCCGGGGGCGAGCGCGGTGTTGCGGGGTGGACTGATCGTCTACGCCACCGACCTCAAACGGTCGCTCGCGGGTGTGAGTGCGGACACGCTGGCCGCCGACGGCCCGGTGGCCGCGACCACCGCCGAACAGCTCGCCGTCGGGGCGCGCCGGCGCTGCGGATCGGACTGGGGAATCGGGCTCACCGGTGTCGCCGGACCCGAACCTCAGGACG
This sequence is a window from Nocardia yunnanensis. Protein-coding genes within it:
- a CDS encoding Gfo/Idh/MocA family protein → MNDSTPARLRIGILGAASIAPPALIGPARRNPEVEVAAIAARDRTRAERFARKHGIARIYDGYDALVEAPDLDAVYVPLPNGLHGRWIRAALASGKHVLCEKPFTANADEARDIAKLATDSDRVVMEAFHYRYHPLTRQAEEIIAAGELGPLLRVDTALCFPLPKFADIRYNYDLAGGALMDAGCYTVHMARTFGGEEPEVVSAQPILRDPRIDRAMTAQLRFPSGHTGRVLCSMWSRNLARVTATIVGERGRMRLFNPMAPQLGHVMALRTESGRSLRTFDRRPSYDYQLDAFAAAVLRGEPIRTGPEDALANMSVIDAIYAAAGMPLRRPS
- a CDS encoding glycosyltransferase 87 family protein, giving the protein MAVGEDDKSAEAESNSGAVSLSADSAKGASAVVPAVSDRMLITGVVLAVAAVVWHVYALPLDNPYYGLFNNALDLEVYRAGGAVFRNRSGLYDGPVVFGMEFTYTPFAALVFVPLTVVSLMKAKILWWVATMLALVALTGRCLLGLHYRNTVRTWVFATLLAVGCTVLEPVRTTLWLGQINVLLVLLIVWDLTRPPGARLRGVGVGLAAGIKLTPALFLLYLACTRQWRALGVATGTFAATIALGFALRPGDAFAYWHGQVTAAGRVGAVDSPANQSVNGLIAQLLRFFDIERFAVDGGTVFQPPTWLWLLVVVPVVALGLAAATVAHRAGRELLAITVTGMTSACASPFSWGHHWVWFVPLVILAWQYARTADRRTAWLAPAGVVLIGFCWWWTFSDRPPMEGSPHPIGIGLFLLPRADNSVWFAYFTVPTYAGCYVLVQLVTSGLVLRRYIDPVRIPSRKAHHHVDCR
- a CDS encoding FKBP-type peptidyl-prolyl cis-trans isomerase, with product MSIAADKVVSIEYTLTDDDGEVLDTSVGDEPLVYLHGAENIVEGLERALEGRKPGDELEVVVEPEDGYGDYLVELVSTVERDAFVGVEDLEVGMEFEAEAPDGESQIVVVRAVDGDEVTIDANHPLAGQRLHFKVKVLDIRDASEDELAHGHPHGDDDHEH
- a CDS encoding TIGR03668 family PPOX class F420-dependent oxidoreductase; this encodes MRLDVSAALARFRDARVARLATADAAGQPHLVPVTFAVSPTDTPLFAVIAIDHKPKSTTNLRRLRNITANARVSLLADHYDEDWTRLWWTRLDGRAEILTGPADLADPMEWLTAKYPQYRATPPTGPVIRIAVETVRGWAYSG
- a CDS encoding TetR/AcrR family transcriptional regulator — translated: MTAVDRLLAREPGPTPRADARRNLERLVVAARSAVAETGVNVTAQEVAQRAGVGKGTFYRRVPSLETLLQVVLEEVLDEAVAAADRALENPDPWRGFTEFAAAYVTLRKESCGVNEALGGAGSCDLERCLGDLRERLRELVGRAQDNGSMRADIPWEDVAFLLAGVATADRTIGLTAAPDQWHRNLRTVLDGLVARP
- a CDS encoding Gfo/Idh/MocA family protein; translated protein: MADRLRVGIIGASPDRGWAARAHIPALHALPDFELTAVGTSRRESAERAAREFGAEYAFTDASALAEHPEVDLVVITVKVPAHAELIGAALAAGKHVYSEWPLTRTTSEAEAIVAAAAAAPGRHVVGLQARFAPAVQRARELLAEGHVGEPVSATVYSSRGKGAGGRIPQWAAYTLDRDNAAGLLEVAGGHTLDPLEYLLGGLTELSADLAIRNSHNTVLETGERVRATSPDHLLLNARIGEVVVSAHLHDAKLTGAHTRIEISGTAGDLVLANDTAAGAPGLHAGGIQMSDLTLLASRPDGSWQDLTPADPAPLASLPVESRNVARFYARLAEDITGADTVPSFETGLRMHRILDVIRRSADSGARQPIPN
- a CDS encoding YciI family protein, which gives rise to MAVFAVHYVYSDATVPGRDEHRPAHRAWLNALVDEGVVLTSGPYPDGSGALILVRADSLDAVSELFENDPFQREGLLTDKRIVEWVPTMGAFVA
- a CDS encoding amino-acid N-acetyltransferase, with the translated sequence MTTRVPDSGSIGGQAANTPVVRRARTSDVPAIKNLIDIYAGKILLEKNLVTLYEAVQEFWVAELDGQIVGCGALHVLWADLGEVRTVAVHPDIKGTGAGRLLVEQLITVARELALRRLFVLTFEVDFFARHGFVEIEGTPVTAEVYAEMCRSYDTGVAEFLDLSYVKPNTLGNTRMLLTL
- the pgsA gene encoding CDP-diacylglycerol--glycerol-3-phosphate 3-phosphatidyltransferase translates to MNIANVLTVLRILIVPLFLLALFAAGGHDTEWRWIAAALFGAAAITDRIDGQLARKYGLVTDFGKLADPIADKALIGSALIGLSMLHDLPWWITVVIVAREIGVTLLRLAVVRRGVIPAGRGGKLKTLVQSVAIGVLLLPLSGGFASAGMDLMYVAVVLTVVTGLDYLVQAARLWFGPGGSRAA
- a CDS encoding CinA family protein — encoded protein: MPPDPLVVAAPAAELVAALAAAGQTVATAESLTAGLLAATIAGIPGASAVLRGGLIVYATDLKRSLAGVSADTLAADGPVAATTAEQLAVGARRRCGSDWGIGLTGVAGPEPQDGRPVGTVFVGIAGPQSTEVLRLKLSGDRWTIRVGAVRAAVTELVRSVRGE